A window of the Lolium perenne isolate Kyuss_39 chromosome 7, Kyuss_2.0, whole genome shotgun sequence genome harbors these coding sequences:
- the LOC127314589 gene encoding acyl-[acyl-carrier-protein] desaturase 7, chloroplastic, whose translation MLARFGYTSSCKPASSSSYCCKPSATMNTWRCRSAVSSRGGSTAMVAARREEEEEWRRYLAPERLEVLAHLEPWAEAHMLPLLKPADEVWQPSDMLPDAAALGADGFHAACLDLRARAEGVPDAQLVCLVGNMVTEEALPTYQSMSNRFEATRDTTGADGTAWARWIRGWSAEENRHGDVLSRYMSLSGRLDMRQVERTVHRLIASGMAMHAPASAYHGFVYVAFQERATSISHGNTARQVGAHGDVALARICGAIAADEKRHEAAYTRVVAKIFEVDPDAAVRAMAYMMRRRITMPAALMDDGRDADLFAHYAAAAQQAGVYTTSDYRGILEHLIGQWRVEELAEGLSGEGRRARDYVCALPEKIRRMEEKAHDRAGRARKEPTPVPFSWIFDRPVSVVMP comes from the exons ATGTTAGCTAGGTTCGGCTACACGTCGTCATGCAAACCAGCCAGCAGCAGCAGCTACTGCTGCAAGCCATCAGCGACGATGAACACCTG GAGGTGTCGGAGCGCGGTGAGTAGCAGGGGAGGATCGACGGCCATGGTGGCCGcccggcgggaggaggaggaggaatggcGGAGGTATCTGGCGCCGGAGAGGCTGGAGGTGCTGGCGCACCTGGAGCCGTGGGCTGAGGCGCACATGCTGCCGCTGCTGAAGCCGGCGGACGAGGTGTGGCAGCCGTCGGACATGCTCCCGGACGCGGCGGCGCTGGGCGCGGACGGGTTCCACGCTGCGTGCTTGGATCTCCGCGCCAGGGCGGAGGGCGTGCCGGACGCGCAGCTGGTGTGCCTGGTGGGGAACATGGTGACGGAGGAGGCGCTCCCCACGTACCAGAGCATGTCGAACCGCTTCGAGGCCACCCGCGACACCACGGGCGCCGACGGCACCGCGTGGGCGCGGTGGATCCGCGGCTGGTCCGCCGAGGAGAACCGGCACGGCGACGTGCTCAGCCGCTACATGTCCCTGTCCGGCCGGCTGGACATGCGGCAGGTGGAGCGCACGGTGCACCGCCTCATCGCGTCCGGGATGGCCATGCACGCGCCGGCGTCGGCCTACCACGGCTTCGTCTACGTGGCCTTCCAGGAGCGCGCCACCTCCATCTCCCACGGCAACACGGCGCGCCAGGTGGGCGCGCACGGGGACGTGGCGCTGGCGCGCATCTGCGGCGCCATCGCGGCCGACGAGAAGCGGCACGAGGCCGCGTACACCCGCGTGGTGGCAAAGATCTTCGAGGTCGACCCGGACGCGGCCGTGCGCGCCATGGCGTACATGATGCGGCGCAGGATCACCATGCCGGCCGCGCTCATGGACGACGGGCGCGACGCCGACCTCTTCGCGCACTACGCGGCCGCCGCGCAGCAGGCCGGGGTGTACACGACGTCCGACTACCGCGGCATCCTGGAGCACCTGATCGGGCAGTGGCGGGTGGAGGAGCTGGCGGAGGGGCTGTCCGGCGAGGGGAGGCGCGCGCGGGACTACGTGTGCGCGCTGCCGGAGAAGATCCGGAGGATGGAAGAGAAGGCGCACGACAGGGCGGGCAGGGCGCGCAAGGAGCCCACGCCGGTCCCGTTTAGCTGGATCTTCGATAGGCCTGTCAGTGTCGTCATGCCTTGA